In the Anastrepha obliqua isolate idAnaObli1 chromosome 1, idAnaObli1_1.0, whole genome shotgun sequence genome, one interval contains:
- the LOC129236315 gene encoding transcription initiation factor TFIID subunit 1 isoform X1 has product MSSDSDDDGSTGRGGGGSGDSAGGGFGIDLTGILFGNIDSEGKLVDDDAGNPFDSEFREHIGSLSKLGLNSLLNEVIETEKDELDDVDPPKHQMSDFDALKAGFSNSDGNEADNEDDGEIVKDDDAVDYSDINEMSEDCPRTPPTNESNMLEDLEDAIPATKVEASSLTKDDKELMPPPLAPIRSASTGSSNADGSVKANGPDNLSPDTKSEKPTERKLDTPLADMLPSKYANVDVRELFPDFRPDKVLRFSRLFGPGKPSSLPQIWRSVKKRRRRRKHSRDQKNPNPGSDSTSDSEEPKKKGFGLHYGPDPMPNQCFSDDEDKLLSISNNEDVKPEGPENGENNENKPKIADWRYGPAQIWYDMLDVCDSGEGFNYGFKTKPSGAPQKGGISEHQAPVPMEGDIEIKGEPIADDAFLMVSQLHWEDEVVWDGNDIKAKVLQKLNSKTIAAGWLPSSGSRTAGAFSQPGKTMPVSGSTGTGKQGSSGTSSSKKASQIIQKKAPEAVDDTWYSIFPVENEELIYGKWEDEIIWDAEQMTKIPKPKVLTLDPNDENIILGIPDDIDPSKISKNTGPPPKIKIPHPHVKKSKILLGKAGVINVLAEDTPPPPPKSPDRDPFNISNDSYYQPKTEPTLRLKVGGGNLIQHSTPVVELRSPFIPTYMGPMKLRAFHRPPLKRFSHGPLASPGPHSVLPLFKYIAKKAKQRELERIASGGGDVFFMRNPEDLSGKDGDIILCEFCEEHPPLMNQVGMCSKIKNYYKRKAAKDNGPQDFKYGEVAFAHTSPFLGILQPGHCIQALENNMYRAPIYPHNINHTDFLVIRNRSNYWVRAVNALFTVGQECPIYEVPGPNSKRANNFTRDFLQVFIYRLFWKSSDNPRRIRMDDIKRAFPAHSESSIRKRLKQCADFKRTGMDSNWWVIKPEFRLPSEEEIRAMVSPEQCCAFFSMIAAEQRLKDAGYGEKFIFAPQEDDDEEAQLKLDDEVKVAPWNTTRAYIQAMRGKCLLQLTGPADPTGCGEGFSYVRVPNKPTQTKEEQESQPKRTVTGTDADLRRLPLQRAKELLRKFKVPEEEIRKLSRWEVIDVVRTLSTEKAKAGEQGMDKFSRGNRFSIAEHQERYKEECQRIFDLQNRVLASSEVLSTDEDESSASEESDLEELGKNLENMLSNKKTSTQLSLEREEQEREELLKKIMEDQEGGKSGKAKDGKDDNSQQPVANPNQGRILKITRTFKDHEGKEYTRVEIVRRQPIIDAYVMIRTTKDEQFIKQFATLDEQQKEEMKREKRRIQEQLRRIKRNQERERLALLAQNQKLQPGGMPTSLGDPKSSGGSSHKERDAPHKEVSPSRKKFKLKPDLKLKCGACGQVGHMRTNKACPLYTGLQGPSNSTSVSVAEEQEEEVEKEPNCEDDDLVNVDGTKVTLSSKVLKRHEDVRRRALLLKVPKEAVGKKKRRMAGDLHCDYLQRHNKTANRRRTDPVVVLSSILEAILNELRSMPDVTPFLFPVNAKLVPDYYRIVTKPMDLQTMRDYIRQRRYHNREEFLADLNQIVENSTLYNGARSSFTVAAQRMLQSCFELLAEKEDKLMRLEKAINPLLDDDDQVALSFIFEQLHGKIKLMQESWPFLKPVNKKQVRDYYTIIKRPMDLETIGKNVEAHRYHSRAEFLADIELIASNCEQYNGSESRFTKNAKVILNYARTQLEEFSEHCAQLEQNISKVQERARADAELDDTWCGDDQDYDFPHRTSRSSTPENDFIDVEGNERPTTSAAAATSSTSTLHRNFAGGITIPAPATTVGGGADMAPPPPDVKRGRGRPRKPRDTVEEVKVNASAVKRGRGRPRKDSLASNISNPQNSFLEEDLQCSTDDEEFQEVSEDENNAASILDQGERMQPNSSGMESVGAFGMDQIDVSHIKTEMKIEPPQLANDDSMDLDPNYDPSDFLNFGNRTTNNNNADDLQTPQTQAQYAKDDDTAQTQFNANANLPDGGPMPGEMASMPQMPLIMPSNDNVGIDEDLAISESDEEDGGNDARVDVSMKSEVFNDSGEMANDGIDANIHANAVVSQTNEVSMDMDMPKQEQHHQQDDNDDDDWLHF; this is encoded by the exons ATGAGTTCCGATAGTGATGATGACGGCTCCACAGGACGTGGTGGCGGAGGCTCTGGTGATAGCGCCGGTGGTGGCTTCGGAATCGACTTAACCGGAATACTATTTGGCAACATAGACTCTGAAGGAAAATTGGTGGATGATGACGCAGGCAATCCATTCGATTCGGAATTTCGTGAACACATTGGTTCATTGTCCAA ATTGGGCCTGAACTCGTTATTAAATGAGGTAATAGAGACTGAAAAAGATGAGCTCGATGATGTGGATCCACCCAAGCACCAAATGAGTGATTTCGATGCATTAAAAGCGGGGTTTTCTAACAGTGATGGAAACGAAGCCGATAACGAAGATGATGGTGAAATTGTGAAGGATGACGATGCCGTAGATTATTCAGACATAAACGAAATGTCCGAAGACTGTCCGCGTACGCCACCAACAAATGAGTCGAATATGCTCGAGGATCTCGAGGATGCAATACCCGCCACAAAAGTTGAAGCTTCaa gcCTTACAAAAGATGACAAAGAATTAATGCCACCGCCGCTTGCACCTATACGTAGCGCTTCAACGGGCAGCAGTAATGCGGATGGTTCAGTCAAGGCAAATGGCCCTGATAATTTAAGTCCAGACACGAAATCGGAAAAAC caacAGAACGCAAGTTGGATACACCCTTAGCAGATATGTTACCTTCTAAGTACGCTAATGTGGATGTTAGAGAATTGTTTCCCGATTTTCGACCGGACAAAGTGCTGCGTTTTTCACGACTTTTCGGCCCTGGAAAGCCGTCAAGTTTACCACAAATTTGGCGGAGCGTTAAAAAAAGGAGGCGACGACGAAAGCATTCACGGGATCAAAAa AATCCAAATCCCGGTTCTGATTCTACAAGCGATTCGGAAGAGCCCAAAAAAAAGGGGTTCGGCCTTCATTATGGCCCCGACCCGATGCCAAATCAATGCTTTTCCGATGATGAAGATAAATTGCTGAGCATTTCAAACAATGAGGATGTAAAGCCCGAAGGCCCAGAGAATggcgaaaataatgaaaacaagcCCAAAATCGCTGATTGGCGTTACGGCCCCGCTCAAATCTGGTACGACATGTTGGATGTTTGCGATTCTGGGGAGGGTTTCAACTACGGCTTTAAAACAAAACCTTCAGGAGCTCCACAAAAGGGTGGCATATCAGAACACCAAGCACCAGTGCCAATGGAAGGTGATATCGAAATAAAGGGTGAGCCAATAGCGGATGACGCGTTTTTGATGGTCTCGCAACTGCATTGGGAGGATGAGGTTGTTTGGGATGGCAACGATATTAAAGCgaaagttttgcaaaaattaaactcaaaaACAATAGCTGCTGGCTGGTTGCCATCAAGCGGCTCACGCACAGCCGGCGCCTTCAGCCAACCCGGTAAAACAATGCCAGTATCTGGAAGCACAGGTACTGGCAAGCAAGGTAGTAGTGGCACGTCTTCCAGCAAGAAAGCAAGTCAAAT TATTCAAAAGAAAGCACCAGAAGCAGTGGATGACACCTGGTACAGCATCTTTCCAGTTGAGAATGAAGAGCTGATCTATGGCAAATGGGAGGATGAAATCATCTGGGACGCCGAACAGATGACCAAAATACCGAAGCCTAAAGTGCTCACACTCGATCCAAATGATGAGAATATTATTCTTGGCATACCCGACGATATCGATCCATCGAAAATCAGCAAAAATACGGGCCCTCCACCGAAAATTAAAATACCTCATCCACACGTCAAGAAATCAAAGATTTTGCTAGGCAAGGCTGGCGTTATTAATGTGTTAGCCGAGGATACACCACCGCCGCCACCAAAAAGCCCAGATCGCGATCCATTTAACATTTCGAATGATTC GTACTATCAGCCCAAGACAGAGCCAACATTGCGCCTTAAAGTGGGTGGTGGCAATTTGATACAGCATTCGACACCAGTAGTTGAGCTACGATCGCCATTTATACCG ACATATATGGGCCCTATGAAACTGCGCGCTTTCCATCGCCCGCCACTGAAGCGTTTCTCTCACGGTCCATTGGCTTCTCCAGGGCCGCATAGTGTGCTGCCACTATTTAAATATATAGCCAAGAAGGCCAAACAACGCGAGCTGGAACGTATTGCCTCCGGTGGTGGAGACGTGTTCTTCATGCGTAATCCTGAAGATTTAAGTGGCAAAGATGGCGATATAATTTTATGTGAATTTTGTGAGGAACATCCACCGTTGATGAATCAA GTTGGTATGtgttcaaaaatcaaaaactattaCAAGCGCAAAGCTGCTAAAGACAATGGGCCGCAGGACTTTAAATATGGTGAAGTCGCTTTTGCGCACACGAGTCCATTTTTGGGTATACTGCAACCAGGCCACTGTATACAAGCACTGGAAAATAATATGTACCGCGCACCGATCTATCCGCACAATATCAACCACACGGATTTCCTTGTAATACGAAACCGAAGCAATTATTGGGTGCGCGCTGTGAACGCGTTGTTCACCGTGGGCCAGGAGTGTCCGATTTATGAAGTCCCCGGCCCGAATTCAAAACGTGCAAATAATTTCACAAGGGACTTTTTGCAG gtGTTCATTTATCGTTTATTTTGGAAGAGTTCTGACAATCCGCGACGCATACGAATGGACGACATTAAGCGCGCGTTCCCGGCGCACTCGGAAAGCAGCATACGCAAGCGTTTGAAGCAATGTGCGGATTTTAAGCGCACAGGTATGGACTCGAACTGGTGGGTTATCAAGCCGGAATTCCGATTGCCATCTGAGGAAGAAATACGCGCAATGGTTTCGCCGGAACAGTGTTGTGCCTTCTTTAGCATGATTGCAGCTGAACAGAGGCTGAAAGATGCTGGCTATGGCGAAAAGTTCATATTTGCTCCACAAGAAGATGACGATGAAGAAGCACAGCTGAAGTTGGACGATGAAGTTAAAGTGGCACCCTGGAATACAACCCG TGCTTACATACAGGCAATGCGCGGCAAGTGTCTGCTGCAATTGACGGGGCCAGCTGACCCGACGGGATGTGGCGAAGGTTTTTCTTATGTGCGCGTGCCTAACAAGCCTACG CAAACCAAAGAAGAACAAGAGTCGCAACCCAAGCGCACAGTCACAGGCACAGATGCCGATTTGCGTCGTCTTCCGCTGCAGCGTGCAAAGGAATTACTGCGAAAATTTAAAGTGCCTGAGGAGGAGATACGAAAGTTGTCTCGCTGGGAAGTTATCGACGTGGTGCGTACGCTTTCCACGGAAAAGGCCAAAGCTGGTGAACAAGGCATGGATAAGTTTTCGCGTGGCAATCGTTTCTCCATTGCAGAACATCAAGAACGTTACAAGGAGGAATGCCAGCGCATTTTCGATCTTCAAAACCGTGTGCTAGCAAGCTCCGAGGTGCTCTCCACCGATGAGGATGAGTCTTCGGCATCTGAAGAGTCCGATCTTGAAGAACTGGGTAAAAATTTGGAGAATATGCTCTCAAATAAGAAGACCTCCACACAACTCTCACTCGAACGCGAGGAGCAAGAGCGCGAAGagttattaaagaaaattatggAAGATCAAGAGGGTGGAAAGAGTGGTAAAGCAAAAGATGGTAAAGACGATAATTCACAACAGCCAGTTGCGAATCCAAATCAGGGTCGCATACTTAAGATAACGCGCACCTTTAAAGATCACGAGGGTAAGGAATATACGCGAGTAGAAATTGTGCGTCGCCAGCCGATCATCGATGCGTACGTGATGATACGCACAACGAAGGATGAGCAATTCATCAAACAATTCGCCACTCTGGACGAACAGCAAAAGGAAGAAATGAAGCGTGAGAAGCGGCGCATACAGGAGCAATTGCGGCGCATCAAGCGAAATCAGGAACGCGAAAGGCTGGCACTGCTGGCACAGAATCAAAAGCTGCAGCCTGGCGGCATGCCGACTTCGCTGGGTGATCCCAAATCATCTGGTGGCTCTTCGCATAAAGAACGTGACGCACCGCACAAAGAAGTCAGTCCGTCACGCAAGAAGTTCAAATTGAAGCCAGACTTGAAGTTGAAATGCGGTGCCTGTGGCCAG GTTGGTCATATGCGTACTAATAAGGCCTGTCCACTTTACACTGGCTTACAAGGGCCTTCGAATTCCACCAGTGTTTCCGTCGCTgaagaacaagaagaagagGTCGAAAAGGAGCCCAATTGCGAGGACGACGATCTAGTGAACGTAGATGGCACCAAGGTAACCTTGAGCAGTAAGGTGCTCAAACGTCACGAGGATGTACGTCGGCGCGCGTTATTATTGAAGGTGCCAAAAGAGGCGGTGGGCAAAAAGAAGCGACGCATGGCGGGTGACCTGCATTGCGACTATTTGCAGCGCCATAATAAGACAGCGAACCGGCGTCGTACTGATCCGGTGGTTGTTTTGTCCTCAATTCTCGAAGCGATACTCAATGAGCTGCGCTCGATGCCTGATGTGACGCCATTCCTATTTCCAGTTAATGCAAAG CTTGTACCCGACTATTATCGCATTGTAACGAAGCCAATGGATCTGCAGACGATGCGCGACTACATACGTCAACGGCGCTACCATAATCGTGAAGAATTTTTGGCCGACCTCAATCAAATAGTCGAAAATTCAACGCTCTACAATGGCGCACGCAGCTCGTTTACTGTTGCAGCACAACGCATGCTGCAAAGTTGCTTTGAACTGTTAGCAGAAAAAGAAGATAAATTGATGCGTCTGGAGAAAGCCATTAATCCGCTGCTAGATGATGATGATCAGGTTGCGCTGTCgtttatttttgaacaattgcATGGCAAGATCAAATTGATGCAGGAAAGTTGGCCGTTCTTGAAGCCCGTCAATAAAAAacaggtgcgtgactactacaCCATTATTAAACGGCCAATGGATTTGGAAACAATTGGCAAAAATGTCGAAG CCCATCGTTACCATTCGCGTGCCGAGTTCTTGGCTGACATTGAATTGATAGCATCCAACTGTGAACAATACAATGGCAGCGAATCGCGTTTCACCAAAAATGCCAAAGTCATACTCAATTATGCGCGCACACAGCTGGAAGAG TTCTCCGAGCATTGCGCACAACTCGAACAAAATATTAGCAAAGTGCAAGAGCGTGCCCGCGCTGATGCTGAGCTCGATGACACATGGTGCGGAGATGACCAAGACTATGATTTTCCTCATCGTACGAGTCGCTCGAGTACGCCCGAAAATGATTTTATCGATGTTGAGGGTAATGAGCGGCCAACAACATCAGCTGCGGCAGCAACGTCGTCCACGTCAACATTGCATCGCAATTTTGCTGGTGGCATTACCATTCCTGCACCAGCAACTACGGTAGGTGGTGGCGCTGATATGGCTCCACCACCACCTGATGTTAAGCGTGGACGTGGTCGTCCGCGCAAACCACGCGACACTGTGGAGGAAG TCAAAGTAAATGCGAGCGCTGTTAAACGTGGGCGTGGCCGACCCCGCAAGGACAGCCTAGCCTCAAATATAAGTAACCCACAAAATTCCTTTTTGGAAGAAG ATTTGCAGTGTTCAACGGATGATGAAGAGTTCCAGGAAGTGTCGGAGGACGAAAATAACGCTGCGAGCATACTGGATCAAGGTGAACGTATGCAACCCAATAGCAGCGGCATGGAAAGTGTCGGTGCGTTTGGTATGGACCAAATTGATGTGTCGCACATAAAAACGGAGATGAAAATAGAACCACCTCAACTTGCTAACG atgaCTCAATGGATTTGGATCCCAATTACGATCCATCTGATTTCCTCAATTTCGGTAATCGTACCACCAATAATAATAACGCTGACGACTTGCAAACACCCCAAACCCAAGCACAATATGCTAAAGACGATGATACTGCACAAACACAATTCAACGCCAATGCTAATTTGCCTGATGGTGGACCAATGCCAGGTGAAATGGCGTCCATGCCACAAATGCCACTTATTATGCCCAGCAATGACAATGTCGGCATCGATGAGGATTTGGCAATTTCGGAGAGTGACGAAGAGGATGGTGGTAATGACGCTCGCGTCGATGTGAGCATGAAGAGTGAGGTTTTCAATGATAGTGGCGAAATGGCCAATGATGGCATAGATGCCAACATACATGCTAACGCAGTTGTATCGCAAACTAATGAAGTCTCAATGGATATGGATATGCCGAAGCAAGAGCAGCACCATCAACAGGAtgacaatgatgatgatgactggTTGCACTTTTAG